One stretch of Mangifera indica cultivar Alphonso chromosome 9, CATAS_Mindica_2.1, whole genome shotgun sequence DNA includes these proteins:
- the LOC123225735 gene encoding uncharacterized protein LOC123225735 has translation MKEIDRRKPNNKQSKPSGRSERTDRKQHQENGRKKLNAKETESKALIETESKALIAEGESVNLVSDSNTGTDTSEVYENTVIHYVDDVNRFEEVSKDYKFSPVIGRMDKGEILDDHCSDLEKQPKQGKEEESDSETTKDSVSSQEDSLMVEVQKVEKVPGVPESVVNRSLSESSSVGSRARSNQDTYKSKTKASQNTPKKSIKSNRGVSEVTAKNSSDKNSNKMRAPSKPSSESFEVADDKTAEEIKETDVLNEISNDAQSIESDNETIDTEENGEHVDEASLNKKIEAMEMRIEKLEEELRDVAALEISLYSVVPEHGSSAHKVHTPARRLSRLFIHACKHWTQNRRATIAKNTVSGLVLVAKSCGNDVSRLSFWLSNTIVLREIISQAFGISRLSVPVTRLAESNVASKKNEVKSMTLKWKGASVSKQVNGLLQLDEDWQETGTFNTALVKVESWIFSRIVESVWWQVLTPYMQSPALTTNKTTGNLLGPALGDQHQGSFSINLWRNAFLEALQRLCPVRAGGHECGCLPVLARIAMEQCVARLDVAMFNAILRESAHEIPTDPISDPIVDSKVLPIPAGDLSFGSGAQLKNSVGNWSRWLTDTFGMDSDDSLKDQHSSEDDDRLDGVREPKSFVLLNDLSDLLMLPKDMLMDRSIRQEVCPSIGLALIKRVLCNFTPDEFCPDPVPGAVLEALNAESIVERRLSGDSARSFPYSAAPVTYTPPLLSDVAEKVAEAGGKAPLSRNVSAMQRKGYTSDEELEEMDSSLLLITEKLPLSPTIAPSGNGNGNHIGKAGYRGSNARYELLREVWTSS, from the exons ATGAAAGAGATTGACAGGAGGAAGCCCAATAATAAACAATCAAAGCCATCTGGAAGAAGCGAAAGGACAGACCGTAAACAGCATCAAGAAAATGGCAGGAAAAAATTGAATGCAAAAGAAACTGAATCTAAAGCTTTAATTGAAACTGAATCTAAGGCTTTAATTGCTGAAGGAGAATCGGTTAATTTAGTGAGTGATTCAAACACAGGCACAGACACCTCTGAAGTTTATGAAAATACGGTTATACATTATGTGGATGATGTCAACAGGTTTGAGGAGGTGTCTAAAGATTACAAGTTTAGTCCAGTGATTGGCAGAATGGATAAGGGTGAAATTTTGGATGATCACTGTAGTGATTTAGAGAAACAACCTAAGCAGGGGAAGGAAGAGGAATCAGATTCTGAGACAACAAAAGATTCAGTATCTTCTCAGGAGGATTCATTGATGGTTGAAGTTCAGAAAGTTGAAAAAGTGCCTGGAGTTCCTGAGAGTGTTGTCAATAGAAGTTTGTCAGAAAGCAGCTCGGTAGGATCAAGAGCGAGATCTAATCAAGATACGTATAAATCAAAAACCAAGGCATCGCAAAACACTCCAAAGAAATCCATAAAATCCAATAGAGGTGTTTCAGAAGTTACTGCCAAAAATTCTTctgataaaaattcaaataaaatgagaGCCCCTTCTAAACCTTCATCAGAATCTTTTGAAGTAGCTGATGATAAAACTGCTGAAGAGATCAAGGAAACTGATGTTTTAAATGAGATCTCAAATGATGCTCAAAGTATTGAGAGTGATAATGAAACCATCGATACTGAAGAAAATGGTGAGCATGTAGATGAGGcatctttaaataaaaagattgaaGCAATGGAAATGAGAATTGAGAAACTGGAGGAGGAGCTGAGAGATGTTGCTGCTCTTGAAATTTCACTCTATTCTGTTGTACCAGAGCATGGGAGCTCAGCACATAAGGTTCACACACCTGCTAGACGCCTTTCTAGACTCTTCATCCATGCCTGCAAGCATTGGACCCAAAACAGGCGAGCTACAATTGCTAAAAATACCGTGTCTGGGCTTGTTTTGGTTGCCAAGTCTTGTGGTAATGATGTATCAAG GTTAAGCTTTTGGTTGTCAAACACCATTGTACTGAGGGAGATCATTTCTCAGGCATTTGGCATTTCTCGTCTCTCAGTCCCAGTTACAAGGTTAGCTGAGTCAAATGTGGCTAGCAAAAAAAATGAAGTGAAGTCTATGACTCTGAAATGGAAGGGTGCTTCTGTTAGTAAACAAGTAAATGGTCTGCTGCAGTTAGACGAAGACTGGCAAGAGACAGGAACTTTCAATACAGCATTAGTTAAAGTCGAATCTTGGATATTCTCACGGATTGTTGAGTCTGTTTGGTGGCAG gttttgacTCCATATATGCAGTCTCCAGCTTTGACAACCAATAAAACTACTGGAAACTTGTTGGGACCAGCCTTGGGTGACCAGCACCAGGGTAGTTTTTCTATCAACCTCTGGAGAAATGCTTTCCTAGAAGCTCTACAGAGACTTTGTCCTGTTAGAGCAGGAGGGCATGAATGTGGTTGCTTACCTGTTCTGGCAAGAATT GCTATGGAACAATGTGTTGCAAGACTAGATGTTGCAATGTTCAATGCCATTCTGCGAGAGTCAGCCCATGAGATCCCGACTGATCCCATCTCAGATCCTATAGTAGATTCCAAGGTTCTGCCTATTCCAGCTGGTGATTTGAGCTTTGGATCTGGTGCTCAACTCAAAAATTCT GTTGGGAATTGGTCTAGATGGCTTACCGATACGTTCGGCATGGACAGTGATGATTCTCTGAAAGATCAGCATAGCAGTGAGGATGATGACAGGCTTGATGGAGTTAGAGAGCCTAAATCCTTTGTACTTCTTAATGATCTTAGTGATCTTTTAATGTTACCAAAAGACATGTTAATGGATCGTTCAATCAGACAGGAG GTTTGCCCATCAATTGGCCTTGCATTGATAAAACGGGTACTTTGTAACTTTACCCCGGATGAGTTCTGTCCAGATCCTGTTCCAGGAGCTGTATTGGAGGCACTAAATGCTGAG AGCATTGTTGAGCGAAGATTATCAGGGGATTCAGCGAGAAGCTTCCCTTATTCAGCTGCCCCAGTCACGTACACACCTCCTTTATTATCTGATGTGGCCGAAAAAGTAGCGGAGGCAGGAGGTAAAGCTCCATTGTCAAGGAATGTGTCTGCGATGCAAAGGAAAGGATATACCAGTGACGAGGAATTAGAAGAAATGGATTCTTCTCTTTTGTTGATCACTGAAAAATTGCCTTTATCACCAACTATAGCACCCAGTGGAAATGGTAATGGAAATCACATTGGCAAAGCCGGCTATAGAGGCTCGAATGCAAGGTATGAGCTCCTTCGTGAGGTTTGGACATCTTCATGA
- the LOC123225361 gene encoding calcium-dependent protein kinase 32-like, protein MGNCCTTPKTDHEENRKKHKKKPNPFSIDYGANYQNGGHKLSVLKEPTGREIEQRYELGRELGRGEFGVTYLCTDKESGETYACKSISKKKLRTAIDIEDVRREVEIMRQLPKHPNIVSLKDTYEDDNAVHLVMELCEGGELFDRIVARGHYTERAAAVVTKTIVEVVQMCHKHGVMHRDLKPENFLFADKKETSPLKAIDFGLSVFFRPGEIFTEIVGSPYYMAPEVLKRNYGPEVDVWSAGVILYILLCGVPPFWAETEQGVAQAIIRSVIDFKRDPWPKVSDNAKDLVRKMLDPDPRKRLTAQQVLEHPWLQNAKKAPNVSLGETVRARLKQFSVMNKLKKRALRVIAEILSLEEVAGIKEGFQLMDTSNRGKINIEELRVGLHKLGNQILDADLQILMDAGDVDKDGYLDYGEYVAISVHLRNMGNDEHLRKTFAFFDQNQSGHIEIEELREALADEVDTSEEVINAIMHDVDTDKDGRISYNEFAVMMKAGTDWRKASRQYSRERFNSLSLKLMRDGSLQLNNEGR, encoded by the exons ATGGGTAATTGCTGCACAACCCCGAAAACTGACCATGAAGAGAACCGGAAGAAACACAAGAAGAAACCAAACCCGTTTTCAATTGATTATGGGGCGAACTATCAGAACGGTGGCCATAAACTCTCTGTTTTGAAGGAGCCAACGGGACGGGAAATTGAGCAGAGGTACGAGCTGGGACGGGAACTGGGGCGTGGTGAATTCGGTGTGACATACTTGTGTACGGACAAAGAAAGTGGTGAGACATATGCATGCAAAAGCATTTCTAAGAAGAAGTTAAGGACTGCTATTGATATAGAGGACGTGAGGAGAGAAGTTGAGATTATGAGGCAATTGCCAAAGCATCCAAATATTGTTAGCTTAAAAGATACTTATGAGGATGATAATGCTGTTCATTTGGTGATGGAGCTTTGTGAGGGAGGCGAATTGTTTGATAGGATTGTGGCCAGAGGTCATTATACAGAGAGGGCTGCGGCTGTGGTCACAAAGACTATTGTGGAAGTTGTTCAG ATGTGCCACAAGCACGGTGTAATGCACCGGGATCTCAAACCAGAGAACTTTTTATTTGCAGACAAGAAGGAAACATCACCTCTGAAGGCTATTGATTTTGGACTCTCAGTTTTTTTTAGACCTG GTGAAATATTTACTGAGATAGTTGGCAGCCCTTACTACATGGCTCCTGAGGTGCTTAAAAGGAATTATGGCCCAGAAGTAGATGTCTGGAGTGCTGGTGTCATCCTATACATCTTACTTTGTGGTGTTCCTCCTTTTTGGGCAG AAACTGAGCAGGGTGTTGCACAGGCAATTATTCGGTCTGTTATAGATTTTAAGAGGGATCCTTGGCCAAAAGTTTCTGATAATGCTAAAGACCTTGTCCGGAAGATGCTTGACCCTGATCCGAGGAAACGGCTTACTGCCCAACAAGTGCTGG AACATCCTTGGTTGCAAAACGCAAAGAAGGCTCCAAATGTTTCATTAGGTGAAACTGTCAGAGCAAGGCTCAAGCAGTTCTCAGTAATGAACAAACTCAagaaaagagctcttagg GTAATTGCTGAGATTTTATCCTTGGAGGAAGTTGCTGGCATAAAGGAGGGATTCCAACTGATGGATACATCAAATAGGGGCAAGATAAACATTGAAGAGCTCAGAGTTGGGTTGCACAAGCTTGGCAATCAGATCCTTGATGCAGATCTTCAAATTCTAATGGATGCT GGTGATGTAGACAAGGATGGATATCTTGACTATGGTGAGTATGTGGCCATTTCTGTTCACCTAAGAAATATGGGTAATGATGAGCATCTCCGGAAAACCTTTGCATTCTTTGATCAAAACCAAAGTGGGCATATAGAGATCGAGGAACTAAGAGAAGCCTTAGCTGATGAAGTTGACACCAGCGAAGAAGTTATTAATGCCATTATGCATGATGTTGACACAGATAAG GATGGGCGGATAAGTTACAATGAGTTTGCAGTGATGATGAAGGCTGGTACAGATTGGAGGAAAGCATCAAGGCAGTATTCCCGAGAGCGGTTCAATAGTCTGAGTTTGAAACTGATGAGGGATGGATCATTGCAGTTGAACAATGAGGGTAGATGA